One part of the Desulfatiglans sp. genome encodes these proteins:
- a CDS encoding type II toxin-antitoxin system RelE/ParE family toxin — MQTWKIEIIPEAREDFDRLDGSVKKIVLKQLIKLEQNPEYGNPLGNKAGINLEGYFKLYADKKRIRIIYEVMDHIIKIIAIDKREDMEVYRQALKRILSMKAQ, encoded by the coding sequence GTGCAGACTTGGAAGATTGAGATTATTCCAGAAGCCCGAGAAGATTTTGATAGGCTTGATGGAAGTGTGAAAAAAATTGTATTGAAACAACTCATAAAGCTGGAACAAAATCCTGAGTATGGCAACCCACTCGGTAATAAAGCAGGAATTAATCTTGAGGGTTACTTTAAACTGTATGCCGATAAAAAACGAATAAGAATTATTTATGAGGTTATGGATCATATCATAAAGATTATCGCTATTGATAAAAGAGAGGATATGGAGGTCTATCGCCAGGCATTAAAAAGAATTCTGTCAATGAAAGCTCAATAA